In Streptomyces sp. NBC_01439, the following are encoded in one genomic region:
- a CDS encoding metal-dependent hydrolase, producing the protein MNGPADPIGRHPISPRRVAFDWKTTPLHWIPDEPTATHVINVLHLLLPAGERWFVRVLKEGLPLVTDPALRSDVKGFMGQEATHSVQHSSVLDHLAEQRLPTEAYTRHVDFLFEKLLGEAPPFGVPVTAREWLRFRLAVVAAIEQFTAVLGDWVLRADGLDRAGADEIMLDLLRWHGAEEVEHRSVAFDMYQHCGGAGLPRYARRIEGMVVVAPVLAWLWVWGTSYLMRNDPELGGRLRYSLGAHNRAVAKGLLPPWRELGMAIPRYFRRSYHPSQEGSLRRAVEYLAASPAARAAAGAVGRAAMS; encoded by the coding sequence GTGAACGGGCCTGCGGACCCGATCGGCCGGCACCCGATCAGTCCGCGCCGGGTGGCCTTCGATTGGAAGACCACTCCTCTGCACTGGATACCGGACGAGCCCACCGCCACGCACGTCATCAACGTGCTCCACCTGCTGCTGCCCGCCGGGGAGCGGTGGTTCGTCAGGGTCCTCAAGGAGGGGCTTCCCCTGGTCACCGACCCCGCGCTGCGCAGTGACGTCAAGGGGTTCATGGGTCAGGAGGCCACGCACAGCGTGCAGCACTCCTCCGTGCTGGACCACCTCGCCGAACAACGGCTGCCGACGGAGGCGTACACGCGGCACGTGGACTTCCTCTTCGAGAAACTGCTCGGGGAGGCCCCGCCGTTCGGGGTGCCGGTCACGGCGCGGGAGTGGCTGCGCTTCCGGCTGGCCGTGGTCGCCGCGATCGAACAGTTCACGGCGGTCCTCGGGGACTGGGTGCTGCGGGCCGACGGGCTCGACCGGGCCGGGGCTGACGAGATCATGTTGGACCTGCTGCGCTGGCACGGCGCGGAGGAGGTGGAGCACCGTTCCGTCGCCTTCGACATGTACCAGCACTGCGGGGGAGCCGGTCTGCCCCGCTACGCGCGCCGCATCGAGGGGATGGTCGTGGTCGCGCCCGTACTGGCGTGGCTGTGGGTGTGGGGGACCTCGTACCTCATGCGCAACGACCCGGAGCTCGGCGGTCGGCTGCGCTACTCGCTCGGCGCGCACAACCGGGCGGTGGCCAAGGGCCTACTGCCTCCGTGGAGAGAGCTCGGCATGGCCATACCCCGCTACTTCCGGCGGTCGTACCATCCCTCGCAGGAGGGCTCGCTGCGCAGGGCGGTCGAGTACCTTGCGGCTTCACCTGCCGCCCGGGCCGCGGCGGGGGCGGTCGGCCGAGCCGCGATGTCGTAG
- a CDS encoding RNA 2'-phosphotransferase: MDERRTVKVSKYVSKHLRHQPERIGLVLDPHGWVEIDDLLRAAAAHGFRFSRAELDHVVAANDKQRFAVDGTRIRANQGHTVAVDLNLPEAEPPAYLYHGTVAAALEPIRAEGLRPMARHHVHLSPDRETATRVGARRGRPVVLSVDAGAMRAAGHVFRISANGVWLVDAVPPQFLRFQ; this comes from the coding sequence ATGGATGAAAGACGCACCGTGAAGGTGTCGAAGTACGTCTCGAAACACCTGCGACACCAGCCGGAACGGATCGGACTGGTGCTCGATCCCCATGGCTGGGTGGAGATCGACGACCTGCTGCGCGCGGCGGCCGCGCACGGCTTCCGTTTCAGCCGGGCCGAGCTCGACCACGTCGTCGCAGCCAACGACAAGCAGCGGTTCGCCGTCGACGGCACCCGGATCCGGGCCAACCAGGGGCACACCGTAGCCGTGGACCTGAACCTGCCGGAGGCCGAACCGCCCGCCTACCTCTACCACGGCACCGTCGCCGCCGCCTTGGAACCGATCCGCGCCGAGGGCCTGCGCCCGATGGCCCGCCACCACGTGCACCTGTCCCCCGACCGGGAGACCGCCACCCGGGTCGGCGCGCGACGCGGCCGGCCCGTCGTGCTCAGCGTGGACGCCGGGGCGATGCGAGCAGCCGGACACGTCTTCCGGATCAGCGCCAACGGGGTGTGGCTGGTGGATGCCGTACCGCCGCAGTTCCTGCGCTTCCAGTAA
- a CDS encoding LLM class flavin-dependent oxidoreductase, whose amino-acid sequence MSLRLSTVILPVRRWHEGGRDQWLRAEQLGFHTAYTYDHLSWRTFRDGPWFGAVPTLTAAATATGRLRLGTLVTSPNFRHPVTLAKDLMSLDDISGGRITLGIGAGGNGFDATALGQEAWSPRERADRFAEFVPLLDRLLTEGSVSHEGTFYSAEEARNIPGSVQRPRLPFAVAANGPRGMRLAARHGQAWVTTGDPKLFEEGTPEQSREALRGQLERLGTAFLEIGRDLEPVEKILLTGFTPEANTVLQSVDAFVDFAGRHRDLGFTEMVIHAPIPNSEFAADEAVFEKIATEALAQLDS is encoded by the coding sequence ATGAGTCTGCGTCTGAGCACCGTGATCCTTCCGGTACGTCGATGGCACGAGGGAGGACGGGATCAGTGGCTCCGGGCAGAGCAGCTCGGGTTCCACACGGCCTACACCTACGACCACCTGTCCTGGCGGACGTTCCGCGACGGCCCGTGGTTCGGCGCGGTGCCCACCCTGACCGCAGCGGCCACCGCTACCGGGCGGCTGCGCCTGGGCACGCTCGTCACCTCGCCGAACTTCCGTCACCCGGTGACCCTCGCCAAGGACCTCATGAGCCTGGACGACATCTCCGGCGGGCGCATCACGCTCGGCATCGGTGCGGGCGGCAACGGCTTCGACGCGACCGCGCTGGGCCAGGAGGCCTGGTCCCCGCGCGAGCGCGCCGACCGCTTCGCCGAGTTCGTGCCGCTGCTGGACCGGCTCCTGACCGAGGGCTCGGTCAGCCACGAGGGGACCTTCTACTCCGCCGAGGAGGCCCGCAACATCCCCGGCAGTGTGCAGCGGCCCCGGCTGCCGTTCGCGGTCGCCGCGAACGGACCGCGCGGCATGCGGCTCGCCGCTCGACACGGCCAGGCCTGGGTGACCACGGGCGACCCGAAGCTCTTCGAGGAGGGCACGCCCGAGCAGTCGCGCGAGGCCCTGCGCGGGCAGCTCGAACGGCTCGGCACGGCCTTCCTGGAGATCGGGCGGGACCTGGAGCCCGTGGAGAAGATCCTTCTGACCGGCTTCACGCCGGAGGCCAACACCGTGCTGCAGTCCGTGGACGCGTTCGTCGACTTCGCCGGCCGGCACCGCGATCTGGGGTTCACCGAGATGGTGATCCACGCCCCGATCCCGAACTCCGAGTTCGCCGCCGACGAGGCCGTGTTCGAGAAGATCGCCACAGAGGCCCTGGCCCAGCTCGACAGCTGA
- a CDS encoding tetratricopeptide repeat protein, with translation MTTLTRGEIVRGLAENRESPNGAARNAHAEALAGAAETSGDRALFREALDNLINAYLYSSESSKMLVPFARLLQEYDKDPGAFSHGEAHALFWQFKWVATAISDSPGVPLESATGWLDEMERRYRIAGYSERPVREAEMWLADAIGEDERADRAFRRWLAAERDGMSDCRACELNGQGQYAALHGDDAEALELWKPVLDGELTCAEEPHRLLATSLLPLLRLGRADEARSHHLRGYRMARGNDSLLPSVGKHIEFCALTGNESRGLEILADHAAHVAPLANLDDRLDFHGGILVLLRRLRELGHGRTPAVPYEGSPRTVDELYEVLYAGCLDIARQFDARNGTTRVSDRFLAQMGREPLLAELPLGVRSAALPHTASAPAPAPPGPGPDRTAAAFTELVERARRARELGHPGTDALWAEVAVRLDAHPETDPLVRVDLADQQALAAGRSGTTVAPELLRSVRDDYRALGLAERAALAELRLAGVAAQSAAAPTEVRELLRVALRSAEALDATEPLRARRIALVELWTIRMESYLRSVETPDTDDHHDHHDHHGKLATELTDFIAAHEGTLADLVAEAEEMLGRVALTQGDPERALPLLKASAARAALAGRPWQAVDPLVLRAGVLLTLERPEEAEAAARSALEHVAEVTDAETQGVVRLTLSDILLRRGDAAAESAEHALAAAHWFDQAGLTADGGAHARLLLARAYAEDNRNAEAAEVLQSALADLLEHGDQQAVSVREFLGDLLRRLNEPRPAAEQYLLAAEVTKSWEDPRPQASLAHSAADTLNDAGLAVEAVAAYERALELHRLTGELPVAEVRILRSLAWLGLREEVTVAAVAEARKRMAEAVEVLEAALAADPGAPALQSELAQTWHQLAQVLDRHVNMNEQADEAADEEGEEGEDQGLPRAGAEPAARLSPAEVDELRLEEIELWDRAARVYAELGPDHLRDRFQCLNNAAWTEQERGEADAGAARVSALIDEARALPDDDVPDWLLPAAERLLAQLNDRD, from the coding sequence ATGACGACGCTGACGCGCGGGGAGATCGTGCGGGGTCTGGCGGAGAACCGCGAATCGCCGAACGGCGCCGCACGCAACGCGCACGCCGAAGCCCTGGCCGGCGCGGCGGAGACGAGCGGTGACCGGGCCCTGTTCCGCGAGGCCCTGGACAACCTGATCAACGCCTACCTCTACAGCTCCGAGTCCTCCAAGATGCTGGTCCCCTTCGCCCGACTGCTCCAGGAGTACGACAAGGACCCGGGCGCCTTCTCCCATGGGGAGGCGCATGCGCTGTTCTGGCAGTTCAAGTGGGTGGCCACGGCGATCTCCGACTCTCCCGGGGTTCCGCTGGAGTCGGCCACCGGCTGGCTGGACGAGATGGAACGCCGCTACCGGATCGCCGGCTACAGCGAACGGCCCGTCCGCGAGGCCGAGATGTGGCTCGCCGACGCGATCGGCGAGGACGAACGCGCCGATCGGGCCTTCCGGCGCTGGCTGGCCGCGGAGCGCGACGGCATGAGCGACTGCCGGGCCTGCGAACTCAACGGGCAGGGCCAGTACGCCGCCCTGCACGGCGACGACGCCGAGGCCCTGGAGCTGTGGAAGCCGGTGCTCGACGGTGAACTGACCTGCGCCGAGGAGCCCCACCGGCTCCTCGCCACCTCGCTGCTGCCACTGCTGCGGCTCGGCCGAGCCGACGAGGCGCGCTCCCACCACCTGCGCGGCTACCGCATGGCACGCGGCAACGACAGCCTGCTGCCGTCGGTGGGCAAGCACATCGAGTTCTGCGCACTCACCGGCAACGAATCGCGCGGCCTGGAGATCCTGGCCGACCACGCCGCCCACGTGGCTCCGCTCGCCAACCTCGACGACCGGCTGGATTTCCACGGCGGCATCCTCGTGCTGCTGCGCCGCCTGCGGGAACTGGGGCACGGGCGCACCCCGGCCGTGCCCTACGAAGGAAGCCCCCGAACCGTCGACGAGCTGTACGAGGTGCTGTACGCGGGCTGCCTCGACATCGCCCGGCAGTTCGACGCGCGCAACGGCACGACCCGGGTCTCGGACCGGTTCCTCGCACAGATGGGCCGTGAGCCGCTGTTGGCCGAGCTGCCGCTGGGGGTCCGCAGCGCGGCGCTGCCGCACACCGCCTCGGCCCCCGCGCCCGCTCCACCCGGCCCCGGGCCGGACCGGACGGCCGCCGCCTTCACCGAGCTGGTGGAGCGGGCCCGCCGGGCCCGGGAACTGGGTCATCCGGGTACGGACGCACTGTGGGCCGAGGTGGCGGTCCGACTGGACGCGCACCCGGAGACCGATCCGCTGGTCCGCGTCGACCTCGCGGACCAGCAGGCTCTGGCTGCCGGGCGGAGCGGGACCACGGTGGCGCCGGAACTGCTGAGGTCGGTCCGGGACGACTACCGGGCGCTCGGGCTCGCCGAGCGGGCGGCACTCGCGGAGCTACGACTGGCCGGTGTGGCAGCACAGTCCGCAGCCGCGCCGACGGAGGTCCGGGAACTGCTGCGTGTCGCCCTGCGGTCCGCCGAGGCACTGGACGCCACCGAGCCGCTGCGGGCCCGGCGCATCGCGCTCGTGGAACTGTGGACGATCCGGATGGAGTCGTACCTGCGCTCGGTGGAGACGCCCGACACGGACGACCACCACGACCACCACGACCACCACGGGAAGCTGGCCACCGAGCTGACCGATTTCATCGCCGCCCACGAGGGCACCCTGGCGGATCTGGTGGCGGAGGCCGAGGAAATGCTGGGCCGGGTGGCCCTGACGCAGGGCGACCCGGAGCGGGCCTTGCCACTGCTCAAGGCGTCCGCCGCGCGGGCCGCCCTGGCCGGCCGGCCGTGGCAGGCCGTGGACCCGCTGGTGCTGCGGGCCGGGGTACTGCTGACGCTGGAGCGGCCCGAGGAAGCGGAGGCCGCGGCGCGCTCCGCGCTGGAGCACGTCGCCGAGGTGACCGACGCCGAGACGCAAGGCGTCGTACGGCTGACCCTCTCGGACATCCTGCTGCGACGGGGCGATGCGGCCGCGGAGAGCGCGGAGCACGCCTTGGCCGCAGCCCACTGGTTCGACCAGGCCGGACTCACGGCCGACGGCGGCGCGCATGCCAGGCTGCTGCTGGCCCGGGCGTACGCGGAGGACAACCGGAACGCAGAGGCGGCGGAGGTCCTGCAGTCGGCGCTAGCGGACCTGCTGGAGCACGGCGACCAGCAGGCGGTGTCCGTACGGGAGTTCCTGGGCGATCTGCTGCGCCGGCTGAACGAACCCCGGCCGGCAGCGGAGCAGTACCTGCTGGCGGCCGAGGTCACCAAGAGCTGGGAGGATCCGCGTCCGCAGGCGAGCCTCGCGCATTCGGCCGCCGACACCCTGAACGACGCGGGACTGGCCGTGGAGGCGGTCGCCGCGTACGAGCGGGCTCTGGAGTTGCACCGGCTGACCGGCGAGCTCCCGGTCGCCGAGGTGCGGATCCTGCGCTCCCTGGCCTGGCTGGGACTGCGTGAGGAGGTCACCGTCGCGGCGGTGGCGGAGGCCCGGAAGCGGATGGCGGAGGCTGTCGAGGTACTGGAGGCGGCCCTGGCGGCGGATCCCGGAGCTCCTGCGCTGCAGTCCGAACTCGCCCAGACCTGGCACCAGCTGGCACAAGTACTCGACCGGCACGTCAACATGAACGAGCAGGCCGACGAGGCCGCTGACGAGGAGGGCGAGGAGGGCGAGGACCAGGGCCTCCCCCGTGCCGGGGCGGAGCCGGCGGCCCGGCTGAGCCCCGCGGAGGTCGACGAGCTGCGCCTGGAGGAGATCGAGCTGTGGGACCGGGCCGCCCGGGTCTATGCCGAGCTCGGCCCCGACCATCTGCGGGACCGGTTCCAGTGCCTGAACAACGCGGCCTGGACCGAGCAGGAGCGGGGTGAGGCGGACGCGGGAGCCGCGCGCGTCTCCGCGCTGATCGACGAGGCGCGGGCGCTGCCCGATGACGACGTGCCGGACTGGCTCCTGCCGGCCGCGGAGCGCCTGCTCGCGCAGTTGAACGACCGCGACTAG
- a CDS encoding MerR family transcriptional regulator, protein MSDQAVAEYRIEDLAHHSGATVRTIRAYQDRGLLPKPERRGRSNVYRDTHLARLRQIADLLDRGYTLASIKELLEAWDAGRGLGGVLGLVAEVHGPWTDEEATRINREELDERFGGRPDDDAVDEACELGVLERIPGRPDQFLVPSPQELAVAAELHAAGVPLSAITGHLRELRGQVEHIASRFLEFTTEHVFARYLGQVPPTDADAAEAATMVRRLRPLAQQTVDAELARAMRLFATRHLQRHLGSAGAPGPTGPAPVALPAATVRAVQDLVGADHVAEFVRAATERELQARTMNDLARRREQ, encoded by the coding sequence TTGTCCGATCAGGCGGTAGCCGAGTACCGGATCGAGGATCTGGCGCACCACAGTGGAGCAACGGTGCGCACGATCCGGGCGTACCAGGACCGTGGCCTGCTGCCGAAACCGGAGCGGCGGGGCCGTTCCAACGTCTACCGGGACACGCATCTGGCACGGCTGCGCCAGATCGCGGACCTGTTGGACCGCGGCTACACCCTGGCCTCCATCAAGGAACTGCTGGAGGCCTGGGACGCCGGGCGAGGTCTGGGCGGCGTACTCGGGCTGGTCGCCGAGGTGCACGGGCCGTGGACCGACGAGGAGGCGACCCGGATCAACCGGGAGGAGCTGGACGAGCGGTTCGGCGGCCGCCCGGACGACGACGCCGTGGACGAAGCGTGCGAACTCGGGGTGCTGGAGCGGATCCCGGGGCGCCCGGACCAGTTCCTGGTGCCCTCCCCGCAAGAGCTGGCGGTGGCCGCCGAGCTGCATGCGGCCGGGGTGCCGCTGTCGGCGATCACCGGGCACTTGCGGGAACTGCGGGGACAGGTGGAGCACATCGCCTCGCGGTTCCTGGAGTTCACCACCGAGCACGTCTTCGCGCGCTACCTCGGACAGGTGCCGCCCACGGACGCGGACGCGGCGGAGGCGGCGACCATGGTGCGGCGGCTGCGGCCGCTGGCCCAGCAGACCGTGGACGCGGAGCTGGCGCGGGCGATGCGGCTCTTCGCGACCCGACACCTCCAGCGGCACCTGGGGTCGGCCGGCGCACCGGGGCCGACGGGGCCCGCGCCGGTGGCGCTGCCGGCCGCGACGGTACGGGCCGTACAGGATCTGGTGGGTGCCGACCACGTCGCGGAGTTCGTCCGGGCCGCGACGGAGCGGGAGCTCCAGGCCCGGACGATGAATGATCTGGCGCGCCGACGGGAGCAGTAA
- a CDS encoding aquaporin, whose product MTAPPSLSRRAAAELVGTAGLLVVVIGSGLKAAELSRDTGVALIANSFASAIGLGLIITIFGPLSGAHLNPVVTLTSWWSRRTGGEGLGGGDALVYTVAQSVGAIGGALVADVMFGRIPGTFATQVRDGGHLLIGEVVATAGLVLLIQGLGRIGRSGLVPVAVAAYIAAAIWFTSSGSFANPAGTIGRSFSDSFTGIAPQSLPGFVGAQLVGAILGLALAALLYGTGRSAGTGAGARYTFGFGRSAKAAPVDGASPAKVAYETVG is encoded by the coding sequence ATGACAGCCCCACCCTCACTGTCACGCCGCGCCGCTGCTGAGCTGGTCGGTACCGCCGGCCTGCTCGTGGTCGTGATCGGCTCCGGGCTCAAGGCCGCCGAGCTCAGCCGCGACACCGGTGTCGCCCTCATCGCCAACTCGTTCGCCTCGGCCATCGGCCTCGGGCTGATCATCACGATCTTCGGGCCGCTGTCCGGCGCCCACCTCAACCCGGTCGTCACCCTCACTTCCTGGTGGTCCCGGCGGACCGGCGGCGAGGGTCTGGGGGGCGGCGATGCCCTCGTCTACACCGTTGCCCAGAGCGTCGGAGCCATCGGCGGCGCCCTGGTCGCGGACGTCATGTTCGGCCGGATCCCGGGCACCTTCGCCACCCAGGTGCGCGACGGCGGTCACCTGCTCATCGGCGAGGTGGTCGCCACCGCCGGTCTCGTCCTCCTGATCCAGGGCCTCGGCCGGATCGGGCGCTCCGGTCTCGTCCCGGTGGCGGTCGCCGCGTACATCGCGGCCGCGATCTGGTTCACCTCCTCCGGGTCCTTCGCCAATCCGGCGGGCACCATCGGGCGCAGCTTCAGTGACTCCTTCACCGGCATAGCCCCCCAGTCGCTGCCCGGATTCGTTGGCGCCCAGCTGGTCGGCGCGATCCTCGGCCTGGCCCTGGCCGCCCTCCTGTACGGGACCGGGAGGAGTGCCGGGACAGGGGCGGGTGCCAGGTACACCTTCGGGTTCGGCCGGAGTGCGAAGGCGGCGCCTGTGGACGGAGCGAGCCCAGCCAAGGTGGCGTACGAGACCGTGGGGTGA
- a CDS encoding Cof-type HAD-IIB family hydrolase: protein MGEDGAVTSAPQCPDGPTPTPRLIATDLDGTLLRDDKSVSPRTVAALAAAEEAGIEVFFVTGRPARWMDVVSDHVHGHGLAICANGAAVVDLHAGREFVQVRALPRIAARAVVDALRAAAPGTSFAVELTTGINYEPAYPPFFKDPGARVATAEKLLHEDTDESSEPVLKLLAHHPELAPDEFLALARSAAGGYASITRSSPTSLLEISGPGVSKASTLALCCAERGISPAEVVAFGDMPNDVEMLSWAGTSYAMGNAHPDVIAAASGRTVANNEDGVALVIERILADRTAAPQV from the coding sequence ATGGGCGAAGATGGAGCCGTGACCTCGGCTCCCCAGTGCCCGGACGGGCCTACCCCCACGCCCCGGCTGATCGCCACCGACCTCGACGGCACCCTGCTGCGCGACGACAAGTCCGTCTCGCCGCGCACGGTCGCCGCGCTCGCCGCCGCCGAGGAGGCCGGGATCGAGGTCTTCTTCGTCACCGGCCGCCCGGCCCGCTGGATGGATGTGGTCAGCGACCATGTCCACGGCCACGGCCTGGCGATCTGCGCCAATGGCGCGGCGGTGGTCGACCTGCATGCCGGACGAGAGTTCGTACAGGTCAGAGCCCTTCCACGGATAGCCGCCCGCGCCGTCGTAGATGCCCTGCGGGCCGCGGCACCCGGCACCTCCTTCGCGGTCGAGTTGACCACCGGCATCAATTACGAGCCGGCGTACCCGCCCTTCTTCAAGGACCCGGGTGCCCGGGTCGCCACTGCCGAGAAGCTGCTGCACGAGGACACGGACGAAAGCTCCGAGCCCGTGCTGAAGCTGTTGGCGCACCACCCCGAGCTGGCCCCGGACGAGTTCCTGGCACTGGCGCGGTCCGCCGCCGGTGGATACGCGTCGATCACCCGGTCCAGTCCCACCTCACTGCTGGAGATCAGCGGGCCGGGCGTGTCCAAGGCGAGCACCCTGGCACTGTGCTGCGCCGAGCGGGGCATCTCCCCCGCCGAGGTCGTCGCCTTCGGGGACATGCCGAACGACGTGGAGATGCTCAGCTGGGCGGGCACCTCGTACGCCATGGGCAACGCCCACCCCGATGTGATTGCGGCCGCGTCGGGTCGCACGGTCGCGAACAACGAGGATGGGGTCGCCCTCGTCATCGAGCGCATCCTGGCCGATCGGACCGCGGCACCGCAGGTCTAG
- a CDS encoding HSP90 family protein, with protein MTSTSPSTPTSTPPSAPHSFQVDLRGLVDLLSHHLYSSPRVYVRELLQNAVDAITARHALDPAAQVRIRLSASGDRVTIEDTGIGLTAAEAHSLLATIGRSSKRGGDGDLNEQGLETTRQEFLGQFGIGLLACFVVARQIRVVTRSARDPQAAPVEWLATDDGSYTVRELPHEARPEPGTTVVLEARPGAAEWAVPAKVEELARDYGSLLPYEITFDDGQGGEPRPVTDRPAVWDRPFPTPAARRVALAGHCAQLFGFTPLDSIDLDLPVAGVRGVAYVLPEPTSPAHRAGHRVHLKGMLLTDRADNLLPDWAFFVRAVLDTDTLRPTASRENLYDDETLAAVRDALGARVRGWLAELAASDPERLAAFLQVHHLGVKSMARHDPELLGLMLPWLPFETSDGSMSLQEFAAAHTDIHFTRTVEEFRQIAPIAAAHGLGVINAGYTYDADLLALLPAVRPELKVTELDAGAVTERLDPVPTAAELALAPFLATARARLEAQGCDVVLRAFQPVAVPALYLDDRQARQERDRTAALESADSLWSGILGALRGSAPRARLVLNHNNPLVRRIAALPDEALTGTAVESLYGQALLMSQRPLRPADSTLLNRAFLGLLEWATHSTGSRDAQEDQK; from the coding sequence ATGACGTCCACGTCCCCGTCCACGCCCACGTCCACACCGCCGTCGGCACCCCACAGCTTCCAGGTCGATCTGCGCGGCCTGGTCGACCTCCTCTCCCACCACCTCTACTCCAGCCCGCGCGTCTACGTCCGCGAGCTCCTGCAGAACGCGGTGGACGCGATCACCGCGCGGCACGCCCTCGACCCGGCGGCGCAGGTCCGCATCCGACTCTCGGCGTCCGGCGACCGCGTGACCATCGAGGACACCGGTATCGGCCTCACCGCCGCCGAGGCCCACTCCCTGCTCGCCACCATCGGCCGCAGCTCCAAGCGCGGCGGCGACGGCGATCTCAACGAGCAGGGCCTGGAAACGACCCGCCAGGAGTTCCTCGGCCAGTTCGGCATCGGCCTGCTCGCGTGCTTCGTCGTGGCCCGCCAGATCCGGGTAGTCACCCGCTCCGCCCGCGACCCGCAGGCCGCCCCCGTCGAATGGCTGGCCACGGACGATGGTTCGTACACCGTCCGCGAACTGCCCCACGAGGCACGGCCGGAACCCGGCACCACCGTCGTACTGGAAGCCCGCCCGGGCGCCGCGGAATGGGCCGTCCCGGCCAAGGTCGAAGAACTGGCCCGCGACTACGGCTCCCTGCTGCCGTACGAGATCACCTTCGACGACGGCCAGGGTGGCGAGCCGCGCCCCGTCACCGACCGGCCCGCCGTGTGGGACCGTCCCTTCCCCACCCCGGCCGCCCGTCGCGTCGCGCTCGCCGGGCACTGCGCGCAGCTCTTCGGTTTCACCCCGCTCGACAGCATCGACCTCGACCTGCCGGTCGCCGGCGTACGGGGGGTGGCGTACGTCCTTCCGGAACCGACCAGCCCCGCCCACCGGGCCGGACACCGCGTCCACCTCAAGGGCATGCTGCTCACCGACCGGGCCGACAACCTGCTGCCCGACTGGGCGTTCTTCGTCCGCGCCGTCCTCGACACGGACACCCTGCGCCCCACCGCCTCCCGCGAGAACCTGTACGACGACGAGACCCTCGCCGCCGTACGGGATGCCCTCGGCGCCCGTGTCCGCGGCTGGCTCGCCGAACTCGCGGCCAGCGATCCGGAGCGCCTGGCCGCCTTCCTGCAGGTCCACCACCTCGGCGTGAAGTCCATGGCCCGGCACGACCCCGAGCTGCTCGGGCTGATGCTGCCGTGGCTGCCGTTCGAGACCAGCGACGGCTCGATGAGCCTCCAGGAGTTCGCGGCCGCCCACACGGACATCCACTTCACCCGCACCGTCGAGGAGTTCCGGCAGATCGCACCGATCGCCGCGGCCCACGGGCTCGGCGTCATCAACGCCGGATACACCTACGATGCGGACCTACTGGCCCTGCTGCCCGCCGTACGGCCGGAACTCAAGGTCACCGAACTCGACGCCGGGGCCGTCACCGAGCGGCTGGACCCGGTGCCCACCGCGGCCGAACTGGCCCTCGCCCCCTTCCTGGCCACGGCGCGCGCCCGCCTGGAAGCCCAGGGTTGTGACGTGGTGCTGCGCGCATTCCAGCCCGTCGCCGTGCCGGCGCTGTACCTCGACGACCGGCAGGCCCGCCAGGAGCGCGACCGCACCGCCGCGCTGGAGAGCGCCGACTCCTTGTGGAGCGGCATCCTCGGCGCGCTGCGCGGCTCCGCGCCGCGCGCCCGTCTGGTGCTCAACCACAACAACCCGCTCGTCCGCCGGATCGCCGCGCTGCCCGACGAAGCACTGACCGGTACGGCCGTCGAATCGCTCTACGGGCAGGCCCTGCTGATGTCCCAGCGGCCGCTGCGCCCCGCCGACTCCACCCTGCTCAACCGGGCCTTCCTCGGGCTCCTGGAATGGGCGACCCACTCCACCGGTTCCCGCGACGCCCAGGAGGACCAGAAATGA